In Leptospira sp. WS58.C1, a single genomic region encodes these proteins:
- a CDS encoding FAD-binding oxidoreductase: MSISQENKNKLKSLLGEDRVFFKDETRMDQATFLSFGTDRTKVYVPDYEILTFPKNTKEVSEIVKYAFENDIKIVPSGGRTGYAGGAVAKSGEIVISLSKMDQVLDFDPFFGSLTVQAGMITKNLHKEAEERGFYFPVDFAATGSSHIGGNIATNAGGVRVVHYGLIRQWVLGLKVVTGTGEILEFNGEILKNNTGYDLKHLFIGSEGTLGIITECTLKLTKKPADNRILFTAVPDFPSILELFKETHNMSLPILAFEFLTKYCLDKVMDHLHVPDPFSEVSPYYVLMEFEITEESDDEKLFSFLETILEKGYVTDGSLAQNSRQAETFWKYREGISESISIDYTVHKNDISLPLRNMNAFLEDMQGLLSSKYPGFEIALFGHIGDGNLHLNIVKPKDLSDVEFFSQCKKVDPSMFELLQKHHGSISAEHGIGLLKKDFLHFSRSSAEIEVMRMIKKALDPKNLLNPGKILP; this comes from the coding sequence ATGAGTATCAGCCAGGAAAATAAAAATAAACTCAAATCCCTATTGGGAGAAGATAGGGTTTTTTTCAAAGATGAAACCCGGATGGATCAGGCTACATTCCTTTCTTTCGGAACGGATAGAACAAAAGTATATGTTCCGGATTACGAAATTCTAACATTCCCCAAAAACACAAAAGAAGTCTCGGAGATCGTAAAATACGCATTCGAGAACGATATTAAGATCGTGCCTTCCGGAGGAAGAACAGGTTACGCAGGCGGAGCAGTGGCTAAATCGGGAGAGATAGTAATCTCTCTCTCCAAGATGGATCAAGTTTTGGATTTCGATCCATTTTTCGGCTCCTTAACCGTTCAGGCGGGTATGATCACTAAAAATCTCCACAAGGAAGCGGAAGAAAGAGGTTTTTATTTCCCGGTAGATTTTGCTGCCACAGGTTCTTCTCATATAGGCGGAAATATTGCGACTAATGCAGGTGGAGTAAGAGTCGTTCATTACGGACTGATCCGCCAATGGGTCTTAGGTCTCAAAGTGGTCACTGGAACGGGAGAAATCCTGGAATTTAACGGTGAGATCCTTAAAAATAATACCGGCTACGATCTAAAACATCTTTTCATCGGTTCCGAAGGAACATTAGGGATCATCACGGAATGTACCTTAAAACTCACCAAAAAACCCGCAGACAACCGTATACTTTTCACCGCGGTGCCCGATTTCCCTTCTATATTAGAATTATTTAAAGAAACTCATAATATGTCCCTGCCTATTTTGGCCTTCGAGTTTTTGACCAAATATTGTTTGGATAAGGTGATGGATCACCTTCATGTCCCGGATCCTTTTTCAGAGGTAAGTCCATATTACGTTTTAATGGAGTTCGAGATAACCGAAGAATCGGATGATGAAAAATTATTCTCCTTTTTGGAGACCATTTTAGAAAAAGGTTATGTTACAGATGGAAGCTTAGCCCAAAATTCCAGACAAGCCGAAACCTTTTGGAAATACAGAGAAGGAATCAGCGAATCCATTTCCATCGATTATACCGTTCACAAAAACGATATCTCTCTTCCTCTTCGGAACATGAACGCATTTTTGGAAGATATGCAGGGCTTACTTTCTTCCAAGTATCCGGGTTTCGAGATCGCACTTTTCGGTCATATAGGCGACGGGAACCTTCATTTAAATATCGTAAAACCGAAAGATCTTTCCGATGTGGAGTTTTTCTCCCAATGCAAGAAGGTGGATCCTTCCATGTTCGAACTATTACAAAAACATCATGGATCCATTAGCGCCGAACACGGGATCGGTCTTTTAAAAAAGGACTTTTTACATTTCTCCCGCTCTTCCGCCGAAATAGAAGTAATGAGGATGATCAAAAAGGCCTTGGACCCAAAAAATCTTTTAAATCCGGGGAAAATTCTCCCCTAA
- a CDS encoding LIC13259/LIC11441 family protein — protein sequence MRNVFAYIAAASVVSVSAPVAAESSELRLFQRLAVFHDQLLSSDDKRTNPKGLSGMVLRAKESSAEGRIKYAKSLTFAELLEKAGSREEQEFLYSELCSSLKELAPKFQFYSFFCPKTGKVWISKTKEVQNPYLIDERKTGKLIG from the coding sequence ATGCGCAACGTATTCGCATACATAGCCGCGGCTTCCGTGGTTTCAGTTTCCGCCCCTGTGGCGGCGGAATCTTCCGAGTTGAGATTATTCCAAAGACTAGCGGTCTTTCATGACCAATTACTTTCCAGTGACGATAAAAGAACAAATCCGAAGGGACTCTCCGGAATGGTTCTTAGAGCCAAAGAAAGTTCGGCAGAAGGAAGGATAAAATATGCTAAGTCGTTGACCTTTGCGGAATTATTGGAAAAGGCAGGTTCGAGAGAAGAACAGGAATTTTTATATTCGGAATTATGTTCTTCTTTAAAGGAATTAGCTCCCAAGTTCCAATTCTATTCTTTCTTCTGTCCTAAGACCGGAAAGGTATGGATCTCAAAAACAAAAGAAGTCCAAAATCCTTATCTAATCGATGAAAGAAAAACGGGAAAGCTGATAGGTTAA
- the ppk1 gene encoding polyphosphate kinase 1 → MKSPENQSLGSGGNGNKGPIHIGNSDIFFDRELSWVDFNKRVLEEANDPENPLLERLKFLCITESNLDEFYMVRVAGLRNLLAEGNDEKSLNGQRASEILTELSNKVRSFVNVQYETLNHTLDQMKENGIHLILNPDELNKNEIEDIKHYYKEDVSPILTPLSIDPSHPFPHILNKSLNLAIVLTTDDEKTGLKKDLFAVVQVPSVLPRFLQLKGEGKTRRFFPLEEIIKLHVDDLFYGMTVKEVYPFRILRDADISIDEEASVKDLLITMKKEIRNRIWGDAVRMDIYEGTSSFVRNTLKELMELQDHEIFDVSSILNISDTMYFYGLEHTSKFKYPFFQQKNTLKFESPEKIFDAIKKKDRLLHHPYQSFGAIEDLLRISSEDPKVLGIKMTLYRTSGDSPIIQYLGQAAENGKQVTVLVELKARFDEERNIKWAQKLEERGVHVVYGVVGLKIHSKMLLIVRREDDHLVRYVHLGTGNYNSTTSKYYTDLSFFTVNKEITEDVSTIFNTITSYAKMPFLNKLAASPHNLKTVFLNLIEKETENAKAGKPARIIFKMNSLVDPHIILAMYNASRAGVIIELIIRGICCLKPGLPGISENITVISIVGRFLEHTRIYYFLSGGEESIFLASADCMPRNFERRIEVLFPILDAKNKDRIKKILDVQIRDNVKARLLSSDGIYRKRERVEGEKPVDSQIERMNFAE, encoded by the coding sequence ATAAAATCGCCCGAAAACCAAAGCTTAGGAAGCGGAGGAAACGGAAACAAGGGACCGATCCATATCGGTAACTCCGATATCTTTTTCGATCGAGAACTTTCCTGGGTGGATTTTAACAAACGGGTTTTGGAAGAAGCGAATGATCCTGAAAATCCGCTTCTGGAACGTCTCAAATTTTTATGTATCACCGAGTCAAACTTGGACGAATTCTATATGGTCCGGGTTGCCGGTTTGAGAAACCTATTAGCGGAAGGTAACGACGAAAAAAGTCTGAACGGTCAAAGAGCTTCCGAAATACTTACCGAATTATCCAATAAGGTAAGAAGTTTCGTAAATGTTCAATACGAAACATTGAACCATACTCTGGACCAGATGAAAGAGAACGGGATCCATCTCATCTTAAATCCGGATGAATTAAATAAAAATGAGATAGAAGACATCAAACATTATTACAAAGAAGATGTTTCTCCGATCTTAACTCCTCTTTCAATAGATCCTTCTCACCCATTCCCTCATATACTTAATAAATCCTTAAACCTAGCTATCGTTCTCACCACAGACGATGAGAAAACCGGACTAAAAAAAGATCTGTTCGCGGTGGTCCAAGTGCCTTCCGTATTACCGAGGTTCCTACAACTTAAAGGAGAAGGTAAGACCAGAAGATTTTTTCCTCTGGAAGAGATCATCAAACTGCATGTGGATGATCTTTTCTACGGAATGACCGTAAAAGAAGTATATCCTTTCCGAATATTAAGGGATGCCGATATCTCCATCGACGAAGAGGCTTCCGTAAAAGACCTACTTATCACCATGAAGAAGGAGATCCGAAACCGTATCTGGGGAGACGCGGTGAGGATGGACATTTACGAAGGAACTTCTTCTTTCGTACGAAATACTCTCAAGGAACTCATGGAGCTACAAGACCATGAAATTTTCGATGTTTCCTCTATATTAAATATTAGTGATACAATGTATTTTTACGGACTGGAACATACCTCCAAATTCAAGTATCCGTTCTTTCAGCAGAAAAACACTTTAAAGTTCGAATCTCCCGAGAAAATTTTCGACGCAATCAAAAAGAAAGACAGATTATTACATCACCCGTATCAATCCTTCGGCGCTATCGAAGATCTACTTAGGATCTCCAGCGAGGATCCTAAGGTTCTAGGAATTAAAATGACCTTATATCGCACAAGCGGGGATTCTCCTATTATCCAATATTTAGGTCAGGCTGCTGAAAACGGAAAACAGGTAACGGTACTTGTGGAGCTAAAAGCAAGATTCGACGAAGAACGTAATATCAAATGGGCCCAAAAGTTGGAAGAAAGAGGGGTTCATGTGGTATACGGTGTGGTGGGACTCAAGATCCACAGCAAGATGCTCTTGATCGTAAGAAGAGAAGACGATCATCTAGTGCGTTATGTGCATCTTGGAACCGGAAATTACAACTCCACGACCAGTAAATATTATACGGATCTTAGTTTTTTTACGGTTAATAAGGAAATCACGGAAGACGTTTCGACAATTTTTAACACAATCACTAGTTACGCAAAGATGCCTTTCTTAAACAAACTGGCGGCTTCTCCCCATAATTTAAAAACGGTATTTTTAAATCTGATCGAAAAAGAAACGGAAAATGCGAAAGCGGGAAAACCAGCGCGCATCATTTTCAAAATGAACAGTCTGGTAGATCCCCATATTATATTAGCAATGTATAATGCTAGTCGAGCAGGAGTGATCATAGAGCTGATCATCCGCGGTATCTGCTGTTTAAAACCCGGACTGCCCGGAATTTCGGAAAATATTACAGTGATCTCCATCGTAGGCAGATTTTTAGAGCATACACGTATCTATTATTTCCTTTCCGGCGGAGAAGAAAGTATTTTCCTCGCTTCGGCGGATTGTATGCCTAGAAACTTTGAAAGAAGGATCGAGGTCTTATTCCCGATACTAGACGCTAAAAATAAGGATAGGATCAAAAAGATCTTAGATGTTCAGATCAGGGATAATGTAAAGGCAAGACTCCTTTCTTCGGACGGGATCTATCGGAAAAGGGAAAGAGTAGAAGGCGAAAAGCCGGTGGATAGCCAGATCGAAAGAATGAACTTCGCGGAATAA
- a CDS encoding alpha/beta fold hydrolase — MDFVYELFLRNYTRQKIRFMEKELGFQRLHVDLGGHKIFFLKRPSAQGSDKTLFFIHGLLDSATGFRRLAPFLRNDFNLLVPDIPGFGFSPLPKVKYLYQVDIFADLLYSSIRKLALNDLVLSGHSMGSLIAMMIAIRDSEKEKRVQRLVLLSPGGIPHPQRDEMRKLLFPSKTEEIERLLTALYQENVPELGGFAKRALLSQWNNLAHRYLTENTLDREKEIFLGKKLSAVSQKTLIISGTEDPITDPPMIKKLHSYLKKSKLVWIPHSKHALHMERPKEVAEKINSWL; from the coding sequence ATGGATTTTGTATACGAACTTTTTCTTCGAAATTATACCAGGCAAAAAATTCGATTTATGGAGAAGGAGCTGGGTTTTCAGCGCCTCCATGTAGACCTCGGCGGACACAAAATTTTCTTTTTGAAGAGGCCTTCTGCCCAAGGTTCCGATAAAACTCTTTTTTTCATCCACGGACTTCTAGATTCTGCCACAGGTTTTAGGAGACTGGCTCCATTTTTACGAAATGACTTCAATCTTTTGGTACCGGATATTCCAGGTTTCGGATTCAGCCCTCTTCCTAAAGTGAAATATTTGTACCAAGTGGACATATTCGCGGACCTTCTTTACAGTTCGATCCGCAAACTGGCGTTAAACGATCTGGTACTTTCCGGACATTCTATGGGATCTCTGATCGCGATGATGATCGCCATACGTGATTCTGAAAAAGAAAAAAGGGTGCAGAGACTTGTGCTACTTTCTCCCGGCGGTATCCCTCATCCGCAAAGAGACGAAATGAGGAAATTACTTTTCCCTTCTAAAACGGAAGAAATAGAAAGACTTCTTACCGCATTATATCAGGAGAATGTTCCGGAGTTGGGAGGTTTCGCAAAAAGAGCGCTCTTAAGTCAGTGGAATAATCTGGCTCACCGATATTTAACGGAGAATACTCTGGATAGGGAGAAGGAAATTTTTCTAGGTAAAAAACTTTCTGCAGTTTCCCAAAAGACCTTGATCATCTCCGGAACGGAAGACCCGATCACCGATCCTCCTATGATTAAAAAGTTACATTCATATTTAAAGAAAAGTAAATTGGTGTGGATCCCGCATTCGAAACACGCTCTCCATATGGAAAGACCTAAAGAAGTCGCGGAAAAGATCAATTCTTGGCTTTAA
- a CDS encoding response regulator, with the protein MEKVKIAIVEDNSEFALNCANTLSVMEEVDKVEVFSSTEDLSQSHQKKFDLVFMDVILPGKSGIDYIKERSDFDNDPKYIMLSTLDTDDALIQAMKAGAVGFVLKKDLKDIKEVARMVMREGGILSPGAAAKVISFFRKSPTKETHSLTPREKEILNHIINGYRTKEIARNFGTKEGTVRIQIKSIFKKLQVNSRVDLVRKYSRF; encoded by the coding sequence ATGGAAAAAGTAAAAATCGCTATAGTTGAAGACAATTCCGAGTTTGCTCTGAACTGCGCAAACACTCTCTCAGTGATGGAAGAGGTGGACAAAGTGGAAGTTTTTTCTTCTACCGAGGACTTATCACAAAGTCACCAAAAAAAATTTGATCTTGTATTTATGGATGTAATCCTTCCGGGTAAATCCGGGATCGATTATATTAAAGAGAGATCCGATTTTGACAACGATCCCAAATACATTATGCTTTCTACGTTAGATACGGACGATGCTTTGATACAGGCAATGAAAGCTGGCGCAGTAGGATTTGTTTTGAAAAAAGATCTGAAAGATATAAAAGAAGTAGCGAGAATGGTGATGAGAGAAGGCGGGATACTTTCTCCGGGTGCGGCAGCCAAAGTGATTTCTTTTTTCAGGAAATCTCCGACAAAGGAAACCCATTCGTTAACTCCGAGAGAAAAGGAGATCCTGAATCATATCATCAACGGTTATAGGACCAAGGAAATCGCGCGTAACTTTGGAACGAAAGAAGGAACTGTGAGGATACAGATCAAAAGTATTTTCAAAAAGTTACAAGTAAACTCAAGAGTGGACCTGGTACGTAAGTATTCGCGTTTCTAA
- a CDS encoding lysophospholipid acyltransferase family protein has translation MKIAISSFLATLILKFIYMTVRWTKIHVPKKSEELLLQKRGFVLALWHNQIPFIIDFTYKFYVKRYGLEVIPMASQSKDGELITRVIAHFGMKPKRGSSKKGGAAALKALVQDARKGSISLITPDGPTGPVYTLKPGIVQLASMTGFPILSYFAKYDHYRIVQSWDRTPVPKLFSKAEFFISEPFYVPKLKGEKELEVWRKKLETFMLDQIGISRQYAESLREEVKLAAENKRRAK, from the coding sequence ATGAAGATCGCAATCTCCTCATTCCTCGCTACTTTAATATTAAAATTTATTTATATGACTGTCCGATGGACCAAGATCCATGTTCCGAAGAAGTCGGAAGAGTTACTTTTACAAAAAAGAGGATTTGTTCTCGCACTTTGGCACAATCAAATTCCATTCATTATAGATTTCACGTATAAATTTTACGTGAAACGTTACGGTTTGGAAGTAATCCCTATGGCGTCCCAATCCAAGGATGGAGAATTGATAACCAGAGTGATAGCTCATTTCGGGATGAAACCAAAAAGAGGTTCCAGTAAAAAAGGAGGGGCCGCCGCATTAAAGGCTTTGGTCCAAGACGCAAGGAAAGGAAGTATTAGTCTAATCACTCCCGACGGTCCTACCGGTCCGGTTTATACTCTTAAACCAGGGATCGTTCAATTGGCGTCCATGACAGGGTTTCCAATACTATCCTATTTCGCTAAATACGATCATTATAGGATCGTACAAAGTTGGGACAGGACGCCTGTTCCAAAATTATTCTCAAAAGCGGAGTTTTTTATATCGGAACCGTTTTATGTTCCGAAATTAAAGGGAGAAAAAGAACTGGAAGTTTGGAGAAAAAAACTCGAAACGTTCATGTTGGATCAAATAGGTATCTCCCGACAATATGCGGAAAGTTTAAGGGAAGAAGTGAAACTTGCTGCGGAAAATAAAAGAAGGGCAAAGTAA